A single Rhopalosiphum padi isolate XX-2018 chromosome 4, ASM2088224v1, whole genome shotgun sequence DNA region contains:
- the LOC132929068 gene encoding acidic leucine-rich nuclear phosphoprotein 32 family member B, with amino-acid sequence MSTKEAKNDVAVDKIAENDVVDAKADLKGTKRTADDKSEEVKKLKKEENGEEDLDEEDEPEGEEDEEEEFAEGEDDLDEADGCSEDEDDDVDGVEEEDDV; translated from the exons ATGAGTACGAAAGAAGCCAAGAACGACGTCGCAGTAGACAAGATCGCCGAAAATGATGTCGTAGACGCCAAGGCCGACCTTAAGGGCACCAAAAGAACAGCAGAC GACAAATCAGAAGaagtgaaaaaattgaaaaaagaagaaaatggTGAGGAAGACCTAGACGAAGAAGATGAACCCGAAGGTGAAGAAGATGAAGAAGAGGAATTCGCCGAAGGTGAAGATGATCTAGATGAAGCTGACG GTTGTTCAGAAGATGAAGATGATGATGTAGATGGTGTAGAAGAAGAAGATGATGTGTAA
- the LOC132929066 gene encoding girdin homolog: MSDTFQQTNISNQTTNNENKKDEVIKFNYQHSGRGSSSDITENKIVVLDYMTAGRQINLNLNNSFDNLKNETIVLYKLNISYEDIVKTFKEKLLSKTVDDKYIISDKDAINLDKMIGLACIAMSESEKNNKELRTRNTILQNKYENYNCVVKECNRLKSEMDKIITHLCLALGRRFNDKEDIMHLINICAALVARENEYHYILTESEKLKNIFYKQLMNIRVKTLNNYDEILNSVDKLKEELHIKDLKISQLKDEIYSMNEEKNIQLHLLRENLSEFPKELIDENYDGTFDNLQNNNELYEGKMLITEQINQIQGSSDLKSENHQLNDLINMLVRLTADKEEHLKTINRRLIRNFEDKNQQLTKEIDDHKQWQKHLENENEKLNHEIEDLRHVHKMLIGKENEHKTLKEDYSKMQLMYDKLNKDATHLLTLLDDYRQRLTNREIKCLDGNNLIKTLQSNLLEQTNKYEFANAMYNKEKEKCQRNETYTQQMIDDFTSQLHEKDINIALVRNECNGLKHQIESSEADVENLKHKTITLEYMLTEKNNTIQNMLKAQKKQQHRATSRSSLLLSDNQLHIHSQLEQQMDILLDNICNWQNIIVGYEKVLYNMQNVVQQQSKKRNYLTSKYQYLKDIEYKATLTEHLTKEKEVILSQHQNEMDDVKEKYNSKIAHMSDTENELRNEIRDLKASLKLKSAHIMIAEQLASTQLKESLTTIQQLTEISNNQSLQLMNIQNRTPKKCCDTHLMNTTNKRFQQMEGLVDYMLKLKSENKLMKKLCEIRNEKLRLFDNCHCICTRTTTIMRMK; this comes from the exons TTACCAACATAGTGGAAGGGGATCGTCATCAGATATAACAGAAAACAAGATTGTGGTATTGGACTACATGACTGCAGGTAGGCAAATTAATCTGAATCTTAATAAttcatttgataatttaaagaaTGAAACAATAGTTTTGTACAAATTGAATATTTCTTATGAAGATATTGTTAAAACGTTTAAAGAAAAGCTTTTGTCGAAAACTGTAGACGATAAATACATCATAAGCGATAAAGACGCTATTAATTTGGATAAAATGATAGGATTGGCGTGTATTGCTATGAGtgaatctgaaaaaaataacaaagaatTAAGGACCAGAAACACAATTTTAcagaataaatatgaaaattataactgTGTAGTTAAAGAATGCAATAGGCTAAAATCtgaaatggataaaataataactcatcTTTGTTTAGCATTAGGTCGTAGATTCAATGACAAGGAAGATATTATGCATTTGATCAATATTTGCGCTGCGTTAGTTGCGCGTGAAAATGAATATCATTACATATTAACGGAAAGcgaaaagttgaaaaatattttttataaacaactaATGAACATACGCGTGAAAacgttaaataattatgatgaaaTACTTAACAGTgtagataaattaaaagaagAACTGCATATTAAAGATCTAAAAATATCACAGTTGAAAGACGAGATATATTCAATgaacgaagaaaaaaatatacaattacatttattacgTGAAAATTTGTCAGAGTTTCCTAAAGAATTAATTGATGAAAACTACGATGGCACATTTGATAATCTGCAAAATAATAACGAATTGTACGAAGGCAAAATGTTGATCACCGAACAAATCAACCAAATCCAAGGATCTAGTGACTTAAAATCCGAAAATCATCAATTGAATGACTTAATCAATATGCTTGTGAGATTAACAGCCGATAAAgaagaacatttaaaaacaataaatagacgtttaataagaaattttgaAGACAAAAATCAACAACTAACAAAAGAAATTGACGATCACAAACAATGGCAAAAACATTTGGAAAACGAGAACGAAAAACTAAATCATGAAATCGAAGACTTAAGACATGTCCATAAAATGTTAATTGGAAAAGAAAACGAACATAAAACCCTCAAAGAAGATTATTCGAAAATGCAATTAATGTACGACAAGCTAAATAAAGATGCCACACACTTATTAACGTTGCTCGACGACTACCGACAACGATTGACTAACAGGGAAATTAAATGTCTCGATGGCAATAACCTAATTAAAACGCTTCAATCAAATTTATTAGAGCAGACGAATAAATACGAATTTGCAAATGCAATGTACaacaaagaaaaagaaaaatgtcaGAGAAACGAAACTTACACACAACAAATGATTGACGATTTTACTAGCCAGCTCCACGAAAAAGACATCAACATTGCATTGGTACGAAATGAATGTAATGGTTTGAAACATCAAATTGAATCATCAGAAGCTGATgtcgaaaatttaaaacacaagaCAATTACCTTAGAGTATATGTTGACCGAGAAAAATAATACCATACAAAACATGTTAAAAGCCCAAAAAAAACAGCAGCACAGAGCAACTTCACGGTCGTCTTTATTGTTATCCGATAATCAATTGCACATTCACAGCCAATTGGAGCAGCAAATGGACATACTCTTAGACAATATATGTAACTGGCAAAATATAATAGTCGGTTACGAAAAAGTATTGTACAACATGCAAAACGTCGTCCAGCAACAGTCCAAGAAAAGAAACTATTTGACATCCAAATACCAATATCTTAAAGACATTGAATACAAAGCAACGTTGACAGAACATTTAACCAAAGAAAAAGAAGTTATTCTATCCCAACACCAAAATGAGATGGACGATGTAAAAGAGAAATACAATTCTAAGATCGCACACATGTCag acaCAGAGAATGAACTAAGAAATGAAATTCGAGACTTAAAGGcaagtttaaaattgaaaagtgCACACATAATGATAGCCGAACAACTAGCAAGCACACAATTAAAAGAATCTCTTACCACTATTCAACAGTTAACCGAAATCTCTAATAATCAA TCATTGCAATTAATGAACATACAAAATAGAACACCCAAAAAGTGCTGCGATACGCATTTAATGAATACCACTAACAAACGATTCCAG CAAATGGAGGGTTTGGTTGATTATATGCTGAAACTGAAATCAGAGAATAAATTGATGAAAAAACTTTGTGAAATTCGCAATGAAAAATTGCGATTATTTGATAACTGTCACTGCATATGTACAAGGACGACAACAATAATgagaatgaaataa
- the LOC132928223 gene encoding peroxiredoxin-5, mitochondrial isoform X2, with protein sequence MPVKVGDTVPSVDLFENTPANKVNISELCNGKTVILFAVPGAFTPGCSKTHLPGYVNTAADLKSKGVDEIVCISVNDAFVMAAWAQDQKAEGKVRLLADPNAELTKAFDLAIDLPPLGGTRSKRYSMLIKNGKVEQLNVEPDNTGLSCSLANKIVL encoded by the exons ATGCCGGTTAAA GTTGGAGATACAGTGCCAAGCGTAGACTTGTTCGAAAATACACCCGCCAACAAAGTTAACATATCAGAACTGTGCAATGGAAAAACTGTTATACTTTTTGCAGTTCCCGGAGCATTCACTCCAGGCTGCTCGAAg acACATTTGCCTGGTTATGTTAACACTGCTGCAGATCTGAAAAGTAAAGGTGTAGATGAAATTGTTTGCATTTCTGTGAATGATGCCTTTGTCATGGCAGCTTGGGCTCAAGATCAAAAAGCTGAAGGAaaa gtacGATTATTAGCTGATCCTAATGCAGAACTCACAAAGGCCTTTGATTTGGCCATTGACTTGCCACCATTGGGTGGTACCCGTTCCAAGAGATACTCAATGTTAATCAAAAATGGTAAAGTGGAACAATTAAATGTTGAGCCAGATAACACTGGATTGTCTTGTTCATTAGctaacaaaattgttttgtaa
- the LOC132928223 gene encoding peroxiredoxin-5, mitochondrial isoform X1, with product MFYSIGALQKTVSAVPSTVLSTITKRLLSISLNSKMPVKVGDTVPSVDLFENTPANKVNISELCNGKTVILFAVPGAFTPGCSKTHLPGYVNTAADLKSKGVDEIVCISVNDAFVMAAWAQDQKAEGKVRLLADPNAELTKAFDLAIDLPPLGGTRSKRYSMLIKNGKVEQLNVEPDNTGLSCSLANKIVL from the exons ATGTTTTATTCTATTGGGGCATTACAGAAGACAGTGAGTGCAGTCCCGTCCACAGTACTCAGTACAATAACCAAACGTCTATTAAGCATTAGCCTGAATTCCAAGATGCCGGTTAAA GTTGGAGATACAGTGCCAAGCGTAGACTTGTTCGAAAATACACCCGCCAACAAAGTTAACATATCAGAACTGTGCAATGGAAAAACTGTTATACTTTTTGCAGTTCCCGGAGCATTCACTCCAGGCTGCTCGAAg acACATTTGCCTGGTTATGTTAACACTGCTGCAGATCTGAAAAGTAAAGGTGTAGATGAAATTGTTTGCATTTCTGTGAATGATGCCTTTGTCATGGCAGCTTGGGCTCAAGATCAAAAAGCTGAAGGAaaa gtacGATTATTAGCTGATCCTAATGCAGAACTCACAAAGGCCTTTGATTTGGCCATTGACTTGCCACCATTGGGTGGTACCCGTTCCAAGAGATACTCAATGTTAATCAAAAATGGTAAAGTGGAACAATTAAATGTTGAGCCAGATAACACTGGATTGTCTTGTTCATTAGctaacaaaattgttttgtaa